A section of the Apostichopus japonicus isolate 1M-3 chromosome 1, ASM3797524v1, whole genome shotgun sequence genome encodes:
- the LOC139971075 gene encoding uncharacterized protein isoform X1 gives MEHFILLFMCISAAMYKTEANDSCADAVEVVFGKNLTLLCNAPFSCSDTFWTAPPRNIAVQSDQCINNICYNVDDGKHILSIFNATTNTTGYVKCRCVQGESSGTELVHCFELIGICQMEIKTSNHQPLMYNSTRAAKNSTFDISLKEGEMVTVQCQESAALTTNCSDLNLLSTSPFSFNATIYHHLCRIRCLVEDQCGVTMTLNVEEAIAQTTPQMTTHFTTHNLKTDGIDKQQTDLPRSITNKPKDTASHSITPTLQARTTENFTPRDPEEPRSSTGEMYLNSVTTGEILNAALIYSPFVIPLIVIAILLLLMLVFGCWYCCLCRNFKALALTKRRMKSSRIPKDGIDVSDEACGMTSRIVAAGSQEEPMYSEVDQGKRDVHMNENKPVTKTAEASTNATLDESVEYDVAMEDKRDSTKVPSDADVTTQNEKLNDNYSKPGSTIAVQKAADVDLDVSVVYAVVDKSRKSTVK, from the exons ATGGAACATTTTATTCTCCTCTTCATGTGCATTTCTGCCGCTATGTATAAAACAGAAGCTAACGATTCCTGCGCTGATGCGGTCGAGGTAGTCTTTGGAAAAAATCTGACATTACTTTGTAATGCACCTTTTAGCTGTTCTGATACATTTTGGACTGCACCACCAAGGAATATCGCGGTGCAAAGTGACCAATGCATTAACAACATCTGTTACAATGTGGATGACGGAAAACATATTTTAAGCATCTTCAATGCCACTACAAATACCACTGGCTATGTTAAATGTAGATGCGTTCAAGGAGAAAGTAGTGGAACTGAGCTAGTTCATTGTTTCGAGTTGATCGGGATATGTCAGATGGAGATTAAAACGAGCAACCATCAACCACTA ATGTATAACAGCACTCGTGCTGCGAAGAATTCAACTTTCGATATCAGTCTTAAGGAAGGGGAGATGGTGACAGTCCAATGTCAAGAAAGTGCAGCACTGACTACCAACTGTTCTGATCTTAATCTTTTAA GCACTTCACCATTCAGCTTCAATGCGACGATCTATCATCATCTCTGTAGGATACGTTGCCTGGTGGAAGACCAGTGTGGAGTTACCATGACTTTGAATGTCGAAGAGGCAATCGCACAAACCACTCCACAAATGACGACTCATTTTACCACTCACAATCTGAAGACAGATGGGATTGACAAGCAGCAGACGGACCTCCCACGCTCTATAACCAACAAACCAAAAGATACTGCTAGTCATAGTATAACTCCGACTTTACAAGCAAGAACAACTGAAAACTTTACACCCAGAGATCCGGAAGAACCAAGGAGTTCTACTGGTGAAATGTATCTTAACTCCGTCACGACAGGAGAAATATTAAACGCAGCTTTGATTTACTCCCCATTCGTGATTCCACTTATCGTAATTGCTATATTACTTTTGCTAATGCTTGTCTTTGGTTGTTGGTATTGTTGCCTATGTCGTAACTTTAAAGCACTTGCATTGACTAAAAGACGCATGAAGTCGTCGAGGATTCCAAAAGATGGCATCGATGTATCTGATGAAGCGTGTGGAATGACTTCACGGATTGTGGCTGCTGGCTCACAGGAGGAACCCATGTACTCCGAAGTGGATCAGGGCAAACGCGACGTTCacatgaatgaaaacaaaccAGTTACAAAAACAGCCGAAGCATCGACAAACGCAACATTAGATGAATCCGTAGAATATGATGTCGCCATGGAAGACAAGCGAGATTCCACGAAAGTTCCTTCAGATGCTGATGTTACAACGCAAAATGAAAAGTTGAATGATAATTATTCCAAGCCAGGATCTACGATCGCTGTGCAGAAGGCAGCTGATGTTGACTTAGATGTATCTGTGGTATATGCAGTTGTCGACAAGTCAAGGAAGAGTACCGTTAAATAG